A segment of the Psilocybe cubensis strain MGC-MH-2018 chromosome 5, whole genome shotgun sequence genome:
AAGGCGCGTTGAAACCGCAACCCATAACGTCGTAAATGTGCTCGCAGAGCCGCGCGGCGCGTGGGCCTCTGGGGTCGCAAGCCTTGAGACAGAACATGTCGTTTCCGTTAAAGCTGATTGTGAATGTTGATTCCGTCAGTTGCGCATTCAGGTCTATAGGTCAAGATGCAACGCACTTGTGCCATTCGACAGCTTGGACGTAAGATCCGGTCCACGCGCTGGTAAATAACAGTCCACCAATAGGGTTTCCGCGCTACCAAACATCCAACGTCAGCCCCATATTTCCTAACATATTTTCTCGAAACGAATCACTCACGAGATCAGCGCCGTGAGGGTCCATCTCACCGCCTGAATCACCGGGCTTCATGTTGATTTTCGTCTGGTCCATGAAACCCACAACCTGGATGTAATCCGGCGTCTTCGTGAACTGCACACCCGTAATAGTTCCCTTGGGCATCACGCGCGTCCCGTGGCCCTTTTTCGTGCACCATGCAACCATCTCGCCCTCAATGTTACCCACATCCTCTCCTGGCTCGGGAGGTGCCCAGAGACAGAAGTCTATATGATATTGCACACGCATCAGCTGCGAGAACACGGCATAGATCAAGGAGAAATATAAAACGTTGTCTACGCACCGTCGAGAGAGTTGATGAAAGCCGTTTGGCAGAGCGACTCCTGGTTCTCCGTGGTCTCGTTGCAGATGTTGTACCCCTTCTGTAAGCCACGGGGGAGCCCTACATCAGTGTCCACTTTGTATGGCTATGGATTATCGCATATATCATACCAAGTCAGCAAGTTATACCCGGTAGAGTTGCGTTAAAACTCACAATATTAGTGTAGTTAAACCTCTTTTGCGCGAGCGGGACGAACTGAGCATTGATGCTAGACGCGGCGAGGAAGAGAGAAACGCCTAGAACGGCAAGGTTTTCCTTCGAGTAAACCATCACACGAAGTTTAATTAGCTGATCCTAAGTATACGTCAATCCGCAACTGTAAAGTTTGGCgatcaagaaaagaaagaaagaaagaacgaGCTACGATGAATCAAGAGAAGTTGGAGGTGGAAGGCAAGAAAGATAATTGAGGAAGAACAGCGCAGCAGCTTGATATATAGCACTCCCGGCGTCGACACGCCTATGCCCAGAGACCAGAACAAAGTCACCGTCCCAAAACATTTCATCAAAGCAGGATTTCAACCGCTCAACACAGCCGGCTCAAGAACCAAGGTCAAGGCGTTGAGTTCCCGATAAGCATTTTGCATATTTGGGCAGATTCCCCAGCACGTTGGTTATTGCTTGCACCAGCAATCCAGCCAGGGTGTATCTAATCGGTCTTCAAGTGCTGTTCAGAGGCGATATCGAATCAATAGGCGTATACCAGAAACACCTGAATTATTAACAACAGAACTTAGCACCTGGAAGCCTGCAGTACACTGAGACATCCATAAATGCTTGGCAAAAATTGAATTGGTCGTTTTTGTTCAAGCTTGGCAAGCAGTCTCCCGGTCAGGGGCCACCGTTAGTTACCCTCCGAGTTGAACGGACTGCTACATTTTAGTGAGCAATCATGTATGCTCATGAATGAGCGTTTGAAGAAGGTGAGGTCGGGGAACAACATCGCCTTGGGGACGCCGGATAGTATTGGATGGCTTCCGCTAATAACCAGGATGATATCATACAGTTGTCGGAACGAAAACTTTCCACTAACGCACAAAGAATGCACGTGTGTACGGGAAGGCATGAGGTGCCATGAGGTTAAGCGCTAAGCACCAATGTATGTGGGCGTTTGAAGTCAAAATGCCTGTGGGCGCTTGCTTGTGATATTGATCAAGCCCCGCAGCCTGCAACTCTTATTTTGGTAAGATCACTGAATTTGGTAAGATTTGGTACACACAATGCAGCCGCCACTGCTCCACTACCCCCATTTAAAGACACGATCAGCACTTAGTTTTGCTCTTTCGATGGGTCAATATTCCCCTAGCTAGCAACATGCTGCTACATTCGGCTGTTTTTGCCGATTTCAATCTCAGTTGAACTCCGAAAGGCACACCAATCAACGAATTGCTTTTTAACTCAATATCTTGCAGTTTTTCTGCCAGGTGCAAGTGGTACTTTGGATACAAACGCAGAAATGTTCAGTATAACCAAACTGAAATCAACGAAACCACGCCCAAAATAACCCACTCAAAGGACACCAAGAACCGACGGAAATAGACTAACACACCCACCCGCGCTATCCTCAATGAATATCCCGCCAAAAATCAATCCCTCATTCAAATTCGACTCCTGGAACCCCTCGTGCAGCACATCAATTCCCAGTGGGCCCGTAGGTTCTTTGAATACGCCTGTGTGGAATTGGCCGCCTCCGGAGTTGTCATTGAATGCTGGGCCTGCGACTCGTTTTAGCGGTGCAATGCCTTTGGAATAGTACACGGTGAGTGTGCTTCAAAGTAAAAAAGAGTTAACATCTCAGTCACGATGATACAAAAGCCTAAAGGAAGAGGCTCACTTATCCGTCCACCCAAGTGTCACTGCAAAATTATGCCAGACATCAAACTCAAACGGCGTCTGGAAGAATGTCGTCTCGGGCGAATTTGACTGTCTCCCTGCAAGCCTCAACGTCTTTGGGTCCCGCACCGTCGGGTCAAACGACTTGTTAAAGGGAGTCCCCGTCAAAAATGTAATTTCTGACGTGCTGAAGTCTGCCGTCTCATGCCACGCTGGCTGTACAACACGTTCACATTCCGCGACTTAAGATTGAGAGAGGCGGACGTACGTGGTACTCGTGTGAGAAATTTAATGGTCTCAGCGGGTCGTTCCGGATAGACCAGTGGAACGTCGTTGTGCCTTGTACAGTGATATCTGACCCGTTGTTCGTCGCTGGGATCAGTTCAGAGCGTCGGAACCCGACTTGAGGCTGCGGGGGATCGCCTCCCGGGAGGAAGATTGAGTTATCGCTATTCAAACCAATGTAAGTGGCCGCAAAATGCGTCTGGATGGAGGTGCTGAACGCACTTTATCGTGACCTCGACAGGCTTTGCATTTTTCGGGATGTCAAACTTACAATTGTAGTTATGATCAGTTCAAACTTCCTAGCTCAAAGACTGACTCACCATTGACGGTGGAATCCCAACTGGGAACTTTATGATCTCCGCCCAAGTCTGATCTTCACGGAGGAATTATTACACAACAATTCCAAAAGCAACGAAAAACTCACTTTGTCCATGCACGAACTGATGATCGAATATACTCGAATTTTTGTCAAAGTCTGCTGGAGTCATTTTCTGCGGTACACGTCCATCAAATAAGATTTTGCATTCTTTTCcgatcgtcgtcatcgtcgtcgcggAAGAAGACCCAGAAGTCGCCGGCGATGCGAGCGCCGCATACCCGAACGTTGAAAGTAAAAGGAACTCGAGAAACGTCATTGTCGTAGTGATATACAGAACAAGTGCCAGAGGAGCGGTGTAGATACAATATATACATTCTGCTACGTTGGATATTTCCCCCGACACCCACCCAGCCGCTCTCTCACTCACTCCATCGACGACATGGGAGACTACACTGACTTGTAGAACATCCCATGACCTTCCAAAGAATTATGAGATCGTCAATTTGAGAGACGGCGAAAAGAACAAGCTGCGCTTCTCAACGTGGCATGAGCGAAGCGGCTCGGTTTTAAGTGGGCACAAGTATCAATTTTAGATAGTGCAAAAATAGATGTGGGGTAGGTATGAACGTCGATCAGCTGCGTTGTATTGTAATTTGTGTTGTGCTCGAAGATTGACCGGGTTTTATCCGATGTACTGCCACTGTCAGCGCCTCACACTGCTGGCACCCATTCGTATATGTCAAATGGAAACGGGTTAGATACACGTTATGTGTTTGATTGTGTGTTTTTGTTCGCATTTTTTAGAGAAATATGCTTCGAAAGTGGATTGCGACTCATATTTTTTTAGAAAATTTCAACAAAAAGTGTCTTTGATTCGTCGCCAGCAGTTCTAGTCGAAGAAAACGAGCAATAAGAAAGgcaaaaacaagcaaaaaacaaagtAAAACATTGGACGCATTGGGAATTGAACCCAACACCTCTCGCATACCATGTAATGCTAAGCGAGCGTGATAACCAACTACACCATGTGCCCGTTGAGGGTTATACTGTTATGTAATATATCACGCGCCATCATCTCGCCGGATCGCGCGACTTTTCAAAATGTCCGACAGCAAATCTCTCTCGCGAGTTGCAGCCATCAAGACGAAGCTATTCATATTCGTGTTCGACATTCCCGGTCATTTGTATACATGACAATACCCTCTCTTGACATTGACCACATGTACCTTTCGAATGACTTGCTTTCATCTGCCTGCACGTTCGTCGACTTGAAAAAGTCTCATTTTTACCCACCTTGAACGTCGTGTTACAAAACTCACGGACGAACGCTGAATGCATCTCCAGGCGCCGGGTCTCTGTCACCAGGGAGGAAATTGTATGTTACATATCCACCCACTTCACCTAGTCCTTCCGGCCAACTAAAAATTATATCTAATCCACCAGCACGATTTTGTGCAACAGCCACAGAACAAAGTTCCCACCACATTCCGAACTCGACATATGCACCGATATTTTTGTTATCATCCAACACAGCACAAGCAATGCCTACTACCTCGCCCACATGGTATCCTTCATTTAAATTACAGTATCAATCCACCGAGGCTTCCATTCCAGGCGAGCTTTTAGCCAATGTGTTGTACATGTGCCCCATATGGCATATCCCTCTTCCCTAATGCGCATGAAAGATGACGGGTCCGTGTGGTTGAGGACAGGCGCAGCGTTGAGTTGTGAAGCACGTTAAAGGATTTAGCGTGCTCGAGGCATATCGAGTGATCATCGTGGGTCGTGTTGTTCACAACTGTCTCGCTTCAGATTCAGTGCCTATCGCAGAGGATACATAAGCTCATGGGTTTTATCATGACTTTAGAGCAGTCTCCGGTATCATATCCTCTCTCAGAAAATCGGGCAACGAAATGATGAAGACGCGATCGATTTTGCTAGGTCTTGTGTTGGGAGTGCGTAGCGTATACGGATGGGGAGCGAGTGGACATATGGCCGTTGGGTGCGTAATGAAATTCGCCCTTCTTATCTTTTTCCGCTTCTGACATCAAATTCTACCCAATTATGCGTACGCGTCAGATACATTGCAATGCCCGTTCGTCCAGCGCTTACTTGTCGTTAACGTTGACCGAACACCATGATTCATCCCCAAACAGTTCCTTGCGCCAAAAGCTCTATCTTTCGTGCAAACATCTTTAGGGGCAACTTATAATGAATCCTTGGGGCCAGCCGCAACAGTGAGTTCaattcaaatccaaaaatatCAGTTACCATGAAGGAAGGAAAGCTCAATTGGCGTTGAGATAGTGGGCCGATGAAGTCAAATCTATGGCTGCATACGCATGGTACACAGTCTCCTTCATCGACTCATACATCTATTAACCACTGCGTTAGGTCGTCCAACTTACACTTCGTCGACGCGGAAGGCATgttcctcgtcctcttccacGATTACATAACCTTACACTCTCCTCTTGAAATGAAATAGACAACCCGCCAACATCCTGCTCTGTCGATCAAGATAGAGACTGTGCCGACGGGCGGTGTATATGTGCGTCGAACCCATCTATTCCAACACCTAAATCTTCGCCCTGAATCATCCATCCTTTCATTTATGACTTTCTGTCACTCGATATCCGAATACAGTAAGCGCCCTGGCGAACTACACCACGCGCGTTGTCGACTCCTCGCTCGACGACATGCAGATCCAAGAAGCGCTCAAATTCATCGGTATGTGCCtctttcatcctcctcctcccacgTCCTTCACTCACAGCAATGGTATCCACAGACCACGTACGTTACAACACTATCCCATCCCATCTCCCAGCGCTAACCAAAAAATAAACACACACATCCAGTTCATCGGCGACATCGGCCAACCACTGCACGTCGAAGCCGTCGCGCTCGGCGGGAATCAGATCAGCGTCACATGCGGCGGGTCGAAGAGTAATCTGCACTCTGTACGTCGTTGACCTTCGTTTCTCGTCTGTCAGTCGTTTTGTTACTTCTATCTGATACCCCTGCAGGTCTGGGACTCGGGTATTATCAACAAGCTCCTCGTCGCACAGTACAACAACTCGGTTACAACATGGGCAAGCGCGCTCGTTTCGCGGTTGCGTGTGCGTCTACGGATCTTCTTTTCCCTGATGCCTCTGAGCTGACATTTGTATACATCATTGCCCAAACGCGACTTCTACCTCCATCTCCCCCTCACATTCCTGCCTTTATGTCCTCCATCCCACGCACACAGACAGGCGAATACAACTCTCTCGCTGCAAGCTGGCTCTCCTGCACATCCACCACGGAGCCTCTCATCGCACGGCGCAGCGGAAGTATCGAAGACGACATCGCCACCATCCTCCGACGAGTTGACGATGACGGAGACATAGAGCCACTCCAATGTCCAATCGTATGGGCGCGCGATTCGAACTCGTTCGATTGCGTGAGTACAATCTCCAAACATAGCAAAAATTGATTCTAACCACTCATCGTCTGCATTTGGACGGGATGGATATCGTAGAGTTTCGTGTTCAACTTTGCGGATAAGCAGGATCTATGCAACTCGACGTATTCCGTTGAGGCTATCCCTATTGTGCGTTTCCTTCTTGCAGCGGGTAGTTTGAAACCATGATGAACGAAATACTGACGGTGTAAAATACAGATCGAGACGCAGGTCGCAAAACAAGGCCTGCGCCTCGCAGCATGGCTGAATGTACTATTCGACGGTGTCCCGTTGACGCCTAGCAGTGGAATCCCCAGCCCATTCTAATAGGTTTCTGACACATGACGAAACAGAGTCGCCTCGGTTGTATTAAACATACCAGAAGGAACTAAATGGACAAATTGTAAATCTTATGACCCTGTTATTGAAAAGCATTTTTAGGTGTGTGGATGGCTGTATCATCGCTGCACCTGAACCCGAACGAAGAtgatttcattttttgaacACTCCTTCAAAGACAGGCCGTGATTCAAGTCAAACATCCGGACTTAATTGAACCAAATCCGTTACAAACATCTCAATCATCATCTCTCTTGACCTATCTTGGTCAACCTAGCAACCCAAAATATCCCTACCTGCAATAAATTTACCTTCCCGACATGACTGCCGCAGTATTACTCACAGTTGTATACGGACTAACGAACAAATTGAATAGGCAGCTCACATCCGCGTCTATTTCGAGTCCCGACTACACGTCCATCCTCTCGTTCTATTTATATGTTCCCTAATTTTGGACACACAAATGATAAGCAGCCATCCGCGCATGTGtcctcctccctccctcccagACAGACCAACGTTTCCGTTTCCGCGTCTCCAAGTTTAAATACGACACAGCCATGGCGCGACCGTTCGTCCGTATTTTTGCTATCAGCGCGTAACACCGCGTGCACTATATCGACAATGATGCAGTCTCCCTCCCCCGTCCCCCCTGATCGTCTTCACAAGTAGCAACGCGCGTGTTAATTGTGGTTTATTCCGGGAAGTAAATGATGCTGAAGGACAAATTCGGCAGGAGAGACAAATTTTACTTTCTCTCGTGGATACTTTTGAGTGGGCCAGACAAGGTGATTAATGATTGATTAATTGAAATCATTTGAAAGCAAGGTAATTTTTTATATCTTGAGCTTCTGATAACCGTCCACGAATTATATAGATTAGCTGAATGCACATGCAAATGTAGAGCTATTTTTCGGTTGGTAGGTGCTGTTCATCTCTGGTTTCCTCTGACGCGATCAGGATCATCGCAAGCTTCTATAAAAGCTAGCTTTTCTACCCATTTTGAAAAGCTCCCgtcagcagcaacagcagcagcaaaacAACGCTCACCCCATCCACACTGTCTCTGTCTAAGCTATGAAATTACGTACGAGTACGCTATTCGTAGCTCTATCAGTCGCTGTGCCCACCGCATTTGCATGGGGCGAAGATGGACACATGGCTGTTGGGTACGTACAATTTCGCAGGGCTCCAAGTAAAATTTAATCATGCAACTTACACACACTGGCAGGTTCATCGCCATGCCTGTAAGCACCTTTAATCATTAACGCCCCCGATTTCATGGGATGACGCTGATCACGGATGACGTGATAGTTCCTGGCGCCTAAAGCTCTTTCGTTCGTGCAATCCACCCTGGGAGCCATGTACAACGAATCCCTCGGTCCAGCTGCCCCCGTAAGTCCAGTATCAACGCACGGTCTCGTCATGGCCGTCCCCTTCCAGCAAGAACTAGGCTAACATTGTAATTCGATGTAGTGGGCCGACGATGTCAGATCTGAGGCTGGATTTTCCTGGTAAGCTGGGAACGTCACTGAAATGTCTTCAATTTTTACACTAATATTCATCAAGGTCTTCCGCTCTTCATTTCGTCGATGCTGAAGGTCCTTGCTGGCTTACTCTCTCTCGAGTAATTGTCGTTCTCATTTCGTGTTCTTTATACAGACAACCCCCCGACATCGTGCTCCGTCAGCGAGAGCAGGGACTGTGGCAATGGTCGCTGCATTCGTAAGTCCTCAAAAACATGTTATACTTCTGGATCTAGACTAACTCCCTATTCGTGCAGTAACTGCGATTGCAAACTACACAACCCGGGTTGTAGACAAGTCCCTCTCTGCAGAACAAATCCAGGAGGCACTGAAGTTCCTCGGTGGGTAGCAGTTCCATTAGTTATCATCTATGGGCCCATGTACTGCGTCTAATCCTTGATATTCCGAATTACAGACCATGTAAGCTATTTTCCTCTGCTATAGATGTAGATATATGGGAAACTGACGATTAATATGATATGAAGTTCATCGGTGATATAACTCAGCCTCTCCACGTTGAAGCTATCGAGGTCGGAGGGAATGACATCAGTGTAAAATGCAGCGGATCCACGAGCAACCTTCATGCCGTGAGTCTTCAACTTGATACTATCAGTAAATTCCCGTCCTAACTTTCATGCTCTATTCTAGGTCTGGGGTGAGCACTGCTTTTCATAAACCATTACTCTTTATCAAGTCTGAAATGCTATTTCTACAGACACCGATATGATCGAAAAGCTTCTCAAAGCCAACTACAGCAACTCAGTCACAGTTTGGGCCAACGCCCTCGCTACACGTATCAAGGTGCGTCCCATATTACCTCTACCGCGTCAAAAACCTTCCTAACTCTCACCGATCTAACACACATGACAATCAGAGCGGCGATTTCAAATCTGAGGCACCCAGCTGGATCTCCTGTTCCTCAATCACCACCCCAGCTAGCAAGCGTCGTAGCGTGGAGGACGATATAGCTGCAATTTTCGAGAAGCGGGCCACTATCACGCCTCTCGAATGTCCCCTCCAGTGGGCACAGGATGCAAATGCCTTTGACTGCGTGAGttgctcttcatcatagACTTATATCTGCATTTCGTAGTTGAGCCAATGCTGATTTTTTGCCAGTCTTTCGTCTTTAGTTTCACTTCGGGCGAGGATTTGTGCACTTCGAGCTACTTCACAAACGCAGTTCCAATCGTATGTGGGCGTTTACTATGTTTTGCAACAATAATGCTTATTGCTATGACAACTCAGATCGAGACGCAGATCGCTAAAGGAGGGTATCGCCTGGCTGCATGGCTCAACACCATTTTCGACGGCGCCACCAATCTTCCTTGACGTAGTAAAGGATATAGGTACGGTGTGGAATATGAGCGAGGATTAAATGAATATAAAGTTGAAGTTCTGAAGACGTATACATCTTGCTGGTACTAGAAAAGCTCATAAAACTGAGTCACAGTTCAATGATTTGGTGGAAATTCCATTTCCTTAATGTGTTTAGGCGTCATACTGCAAGGGATAGGTAAGTCAGAACCAAAATTTCGCTGATGGTAAAGTAGCTCAGCGTACCACCAAGTTCAAAGATCCAGGAAGATAATCAGTGGTACCGTTTCTTTGGATATAGACATCCGTCTGGGTCTCGTACGCTGTTTCCGTAAACTTCCTTAACCTTCCAGCATCTCCGGCAGCGCGCCGCACGTTCTTCAGTGAGAACACCACTTTAAGGGTTTCAACCATAGACAACTGGACGTATTCATATGTCCCACGGAAGATCTTGTTGTTCAGAGCGTTCGATAAGACGGATGGACGCCTTGGGTCAACCTCAATTGGGTTCGGAACATCATTGTCCTAAACATGAGTACGAAGAATTTGGGGTCAGTGGCCAGTCGATTGTGGCGGATGAAACACTGACGTTAAGCTGCGCATTAAGGAGACTCGCCCGAACACGATCCCCTCTACTTAGGTTAAGAGGAGGCAATCCATTACCTTGTTCAATTGTTGTATCAACGACTACCTCTCCCCAGAAATTATCCAATGGAGGCCGCAACCCTGTAAGAACTATTAGGCTCGAAGACAGTATATTAACGATAGTATAGACGCACGGAGAGCTTCAGACACATATCCCCTCAAAAGTTCGTTGTTTTCCTCTGTATCACTTTTTGCCAATTCAATGATATGTTCCTTAGCCGCCTTTCTGTCGTCATCGAGGTAAAAATCGATCATCCTCGCTGCTGAATACGCCTGGTTGATCGAGGTACTGACAGCGATATCGAGGATATTGCTGGCAATTTCGCTGTGCTCGCGACCAGTGTTCGCCAGTTTAGAGGCAAGAGGGAACGCTAATTTTTGGGATCCAGGTTGGACAATCGAAGCGACAGCGGCG
Coding sequences within it:
- a CDS encoding Nuclease PA3, whose product is MYNESLGPAAPWADDVRSEAGFSWSSALHFVDAEDNPPTSCSVSESRDCGNGRCILTAIANYTTRVVDKSLSAEQIQEALKFLAIEVGGNDISVKCSGSTSNLHAVWDTDMIEKLLKANYSNSVTVWANALATRIKSGDFKSEAPSWISCSSITTPASKRRSVEDDIAAIFEKRATITPLECPLQWAQDANAFDCSFVFSFTSGEDLCTSSYFTNAVPIIETQIAKGGYRLAAWLNTIFDGATNLP
- a CDS encoding Endonuclease 4; this encodes MQIQEALKFIAMVSTDHFIGDIGQPLHVEAVALGGNQISVTCGGSKSNLHSVWDSGIINKLLVAQYNNSVTTWASALVSRLRTGEYNSLAASWLSCTSTTEPLIARRSGSIEDDIATILRRVDDDGDIEPLQCPIVWARDSNSFDCSFVFNFADKQDLCNSTYSVEAIPIIETQVAKQGLRLAAWLNVLFDGVPLTPSSGIPSPF